From Desulforhopalus sp., one genomic window encodes:
- a CDS encoding ABC transporter permease, producing the protein MTAPSNHEYPIKTMNLQRMWAIFQARNAEFFRDRAAFGWNFAFPFLIIVGFGLIFQGKEFKQFQVGIFPPAAVADLGSTTLPQAFRSDRHIIFVPVANLAEGETKLSHHKIDLLVDAHSLDNAYWINDSSPNGSLAERVFLASFMAGKTPPEKGIINGPQIRYIDWLMPGILAMNMMFSALWGVGYVIVRYRKNGTLKRLKATPLTALEYLSAQMLSRIFLLMFTLCVVWIGADLIFHFQVQGSRMLLLLVFFLGGLNLCAIGLVLAARGTSEEFTSGVLNFLSWPMMFLSEVWFSLEGSSRLVQDFARLFPLTHLLRAARKVMNEAATLADIQFECGILLISTIICLGIAAALFSWNE; encoded by the coding sequence ATGACCGCCCCCTCTAACCATGAATACCCGATAAAGACCATGAATCTGCAGAGAATGTGGGCCATCTTTCAGGCCAGAAATGCTGAGTTTTTCCGTGATCGTGCCGCCTTTGGCTGGAACTTCGCCTTTCCTTTTCTGATCATCGTCGGCTTTGGCCTTATCTTTCAGGGTAAAGAATTCAAGCAATTCCAGGTCGGTATCTTTCCCCCAGCAGCCGTTGCCGACCTGGGCAGCACGACTCTGCCGCAGGCCTTTCGGAGTGATCGGCATATCATCTTTGTCCCGGTGGCAAACCTCGCCGAGGGTGAAACGAAGCTCAGTCACCACAAGATCGACCTGCTCGTCGATGCCCATTCGCTGGATAATGCCTACTGGATCAACGATTCCTCGCCCAACGGTTCTCTCGCCGAAAGGGTGTTCCTCGCCTCCTTCATGGCAGGCAAAACGCCCCCGGAAAAAGGAATCATCAACGGCCCGCAGATCCGCTATATCGACTGGCTGATGCCGGGTATCCTGGCGATGAATATGATGTTCTCGGCACTGTGGGGGGTCGGCTATGTCATTGTCCGCTATCGCAAAAACGGCACGCTGAAACGGCTGAAGGCCACGCCGCTGACCGCCCTCGAATATCTGAGCGCCCAGATGCTGTCCCGCATCTTCCTTCTCATGTTCACCCTGTGCGTGGTATGGATCGGAGCTGACCTTATTTTTCACTTTCAGGTCCAGGGTTCGAGGATGCTTCTCTTACTGGTGTTTTTCCTCGGCGGCCTCAATCTCTGCGCCATTGGCCTGGTGCTTGCCGCCCGGGGCACTAGTGAAGAATTCACCAGCGGTGTTCTCAACTTCCTGTCCTGGCCGATGATGTTTCTGTCCGAGGTCTGGTTCTCCCTGGAAGGCTCATCGCGGCTGGTGCAGGACTTTGCCCGGCTCTTTCCCTTAACCCACCTACTGCGAGCCGCCCGGAAGGTCATGAACGAGGCCGCAACTCTTGCCGATATCCAGTTTGAGTGCGGTATCCTGCTGATCTCGACCATCATCTGCCTGGGGATAGCCGCAGCCCTCTTTTCCTGGAACGAGTGA
- a CDS encoding polyprenol monophosphomannose synthase: MSKTTVIIPTLNEEDNIDLLLERIFRARRLRDLDFDVLFVDSASQDATCEKVRAWMDHEPVRLLRRDVNLGLAGAVIAGAKATAATWVLVMDADLSHPPEMIPDLLEPLLAGTCDMVIGSRYVAGGATPDWPLSRRISSRLATYPALLFCDVHDPLAGFFAVERWRLTDLPGPVPGFKIGLAVLAEYCQEMRVKEIPVVFRDRDYGKSKMDSRIILQYLQQLLVLGGRCLAKRRAAP, encoded by the coding sequence ATGTCGAAGACAACCGTAATAATTCCCACCCTCAATGAAGAGGATAATATTGACCTTTTGCTGGAACGGATCTTTCGGGCGCGTCGCCTCCGGGATCTGGATTTCGACGTACTGTTTGTCGACTCGGCCTCCCAGGATGCCACCTGTGAAAAAGTGCGTGCCTGGATGGACCACGAGCCGGTGCGTTTGCTGAGGCGTGATGTCAACCTGGGTCTTGCCGGAGCAGTCATTGCCGGAGCGAAGGCAACTGCCGCAACCTGGGTGCTGGTCATGGACGCCGACCTCAGCCATCCGCCGGAGATGATTCCCGACCTGCTGGAACCCCTTCTCGCCGGAACCTGCGACATGGTTATCGGCAGCCGATATGTAGCCGGCGGAGCTACACCTGATTGGCCGTTGTCGCGGAGGATTTCCTCGCGTCTGGCCACCTATCCTGCCCTGTTGTTCTGCGATGTCCACGATCCTCTGGCGGGTTTTTTTGCAGTCGAGCGCTGGCGGCTTACCGATTTGCCGGGGCCCGTCCCCGGTTTTAAAATAGGCTTGGCGGTGCTCGCCGAATATTGTCAGGAGATGCGGGTCAAAGAGATCCCGGTGGTATTTCGAGATCGTGACTACGGGAAATCAAAGATGGATAGCAGGATTATCCTGCAATATCTGCAGCAACTCCTTGTCCTTGGCGGACGCTGTCTGGCGAAGAGGCGGGCTGCACCTTGA
- a CDS encoding class II fumarate hydratase: MAKEKYRIERDSMGEIEVPLRALYGAQTERATRNFTISRQPMPWAFIEAVLLIKAAAAKINRQLGLLAGDHAQLIEEAVGKLLRQRPLDQFPVPIYQTGSATSTNMNVNEVIAGLIRQKGVELSANDHVNLGQSSNDVIPTALHMSAAIAATSTLLPAIKELAVTIRAFGTAHAGVIKTGRTHLMDALPIRLRAETDGWAAQIDECAERIEGALPRLQRLPLGGTAVGSGVNCHPQFASLAIANLSKTTGLAFTQAPSLYKGLSSLDTIVEFSGHLKAAAIALSKIANDLRWMNSGPLTGLAEIRLPSLQPGSSIMPAKVNPVIPEAVCMACAQIIGNDTTISLTGMGGNFQLNTMLPLAAAKVLESVQLLAGSMQSLGEKAISGMIVNKEVYIQALVLNPILVTSLNPIIGYMQAAEIAKIAQRDKRPILEVALEETDLSREELQALLDPKKLADNDNNL, translated from the coding sequence ATGGCCAAGGAAAAATACCGGATAGAACGGGACAGTATGGGCGAGATTGAGGTGCCGTTACGGGCTCTCTACGGCGCCCAAACCGAACGGGCCACCCGCAACTTCACCATCTCCCGGCAGCCTATGCCCTGGGCCTTTATCGAGGCGGTCCTTCTCATTAAGGCGGCAGCCGCCAAAATCAACCGGCAACTCGGTCTTCTTGCCGGTGACCACGCCCAACTTATTGAAGAGGCAGTCGGCAAGCTTTTGCGGCAACGGCCCCTCGACCAGTTTCCCGTACCCATCTACCAAACCGGCTCGGCAACCAGCACCAACATGAATGTCAATGAGGTCATTGCCGGGCTCATCCGCCAGAAAGGCGTAGAACTCTCGGCCAATGACCATGTCAATCTCGGTCAAAGCAGCAACGATGTCATCCCTACCGCCCTGCATATGTCGGCGGCCATTGCCGCGACAAGCACCCTGCTGCCGGCCATAAAGGAACTGGCGGTGACCATTCGCGCCTTCGGGACCGCCCATGCCGGGGTGATAAAGACCGGCAGGACCCATCTCATGGACGCCCTGCCGATTCGCCTGCGGGCAGAAACCGATGGTTGGGCGGCGCAGATTGATGAATGCGCTGAACGGATCGAAGGCGCCCTGCCCCGGCTGCAAAGGCTTCCCCTCGGCGGGACGGCAGTCGGCTCAGGGGTAAATTGCCATCCGCAGTTTGCCTCTCTGGCCATTGCCAATCTCAGCAAGACGACGGGCCTTGCCTTTACCCAGGCCCCCTCCCTGTATAAAGGCCTCAGCAGCCTCGATACCATTGTTGAATTCTCCGGACATCTGAAGGCCGCAGCCATCGCCCTCAGCAAGATCGCCAACGACCTGCGCTGGATGAATTCCGGCCCGCTCACCGGACTGGCGGAAATCCGCCTGCCAAGTCTCCAGCCCGGCTCAAGCATCATGCCCGCCAAGGTCAATCCGGTTATCCCAGAGGCGGTGTGTATGGCCTGCGCCCAGATCATCGGCAACGACACGACGATCAGCCTGACGGGCATGGGCGGTAACTTCCAGCTGAACACCATGCTGCCACTCGCTGCGGCAAAAGTTCTTGAATCGGTGCAACTCCTTGCCGGAAGTATGCAATCGCTCGGTGAAAAAGCCATAAGCGGCATGATCGTCAATAAAGAGGTGTACATCCAGGCACTGGTTCTCAATCCAATCCTGGTGACCTCGCTTAATCCGATTATCGGCTATATGCAGGCGGCGGAAATTGCCAAGATCGCCCAAAGGGACAAACGGCCAATTCTCGAAGTGGCCCTTGAGGAGACTGATCTTTCCCGGGAGGAACTGCAGGCCCTGCTCGACCCCAAAAAACTTGCTGATAACGACAACAATCTATAA
- a CDS encoding desulfoferrodoxin — MAKKMAVYKCEVCGNIVEVLTAGGAEMMCCGKTMTIQSENTTDAAVEKHVPALAKKDGGWQVTVGTVEHPMTDAHFIEWIELIAGDLVYRQFLKPNDKPTAFFPVAADGVTARAYCNLHGLWKK, encoded by the coding sequence ATGGCGAAGAAAATGGCAGTGTATAAGTGCGAAGTTTGTGGAAATATAGTCGAGGTTCTGACTGCCGGTGGTGCTGAGATGATGTGCTGCGGCAAGACCATGACCATCCAATCCGAGAACACCACGGATGCGGCTGTGGAAAAGCACGTCCCGGCATTGGCCAAAAAAGATGGCGGCTGGCAAGTGACCGTCGGAACGGTTGAACACCCGATGACCGACGCCCATTTTATCGAGTGGATAGAGCTCATTGCCGGCGACCTGGTGTACCGTCAATTCCTCAAACCAAACGATAAGCCGACGGCGTTTTTCCCGGTTGCAGCCGACGGCGTTACCGCTCGCGCTTACTGTAATCTGCACGGCCTCTGGAAGAAATAA